A genomic segment from Cygnus atratus isolate AKBS03 ecotype Queensland, Australia chromosome 9, CAtr_DNAZoo_HiC_assembly, whole genome shotgun sequence encodes:
- the LOC118247017 gene encoding G-protein coupled receptor 35-like yields MEKCTDINSTLQNGILLFQLIVYIPVLSFGFLLNTVAFWVFCCKLKSWTETRVYMINLMVTDCFLLFALPFMIYFTKNKHPIDDLCFAVQMIYFTNRPMSIYIIMLIAIDRYIAIIFPLKAKILRSPLKSASVCGCLWIIQIIYSYAQQKFQESKEKFCLQRHSTEPKYLTLFSISFGYFIPLAIIIFCSVKVIKCLKKKMASSFHDTLLIQKALHIVSVNLCVFTVCFSPIYITLLLRFIAEVAKACSLLSKLRVSIQILSCLANINCCLDAFCYYFAAKEFKEFSSLLPTCILKRSTVNQSEESQQPTEEVML; encoded by the coding sequence ATGGAGAAATGCACTGATATAAACAGCACGCTGCAGAACGGTATTTTGCTCTTTCAGCTGATCGTCTACATCCCAGTCCTCTCCTTTGGGTTCCTGCTGAACACAGTCGCCTTCTGGGTCTTCTGCTGCAAACTCAAGAGCTGGACTGAGACCAGGGTGTACATGATCAACCTCATGGTCACAGACTGTTTCCTGCTCTTTGCCCTGCCTTTCATGATATATTTTACCAAGAACAAACATCCCATAGACGACTTGTGTTTTGCTGTACAGATGATATATTTTACAAACAGGCCTATGAGCATCTACATCATCATGCTGATTGCAATCGATCGATACATTGCAATCATATTCCctctaaaagcaaaaattcttCGATCCCCACTGAAATCAGCTTCTGTCTGTGGGTGTCTTTGGATAATACAGATAATTTATTCCTACGCCCAGCAAAAATTtcaagaaagtaaagaaaagttTTGCCTTCAGAGACATTCTACTGAACCTAAGTATTTAACGTTATTCTCCATTTCCTTTGGATATTTTATTCCTCTAGCGATTATAATTTTTTGTTCAGTAAAAGTCATCAAATGTCTCAAAAAGAAGATGGCCAGCAGCTTTCATGACACATTGTTAATTCAGAAAGCACTCCACATTGTTTCTGTGAATTTGTGTGTGTTCACCGTATGTTTTTCACCTATCTACATCACACTGCTCCTGCGGTTCATAGCAGAGGTTGCTAAAGCTTGTTCTCTGCTCTCAAAACTTAGAGTCTCTATTCAGATCCTTTCATGCTTAGCAAATATCAACTGCTGCTTGGATGCATTTTGCTATTACTTTGCAGCCAAGGAATTTAAGgaattttcctctctgctccccactTGTATATTGAAGAGGTCTACGGTGAATCAAAGCGAAGAGTCACAGCAACCCACCGAGGAAGTTATGTTATAA